In Candidatus Acidiferrales bacterium, a single genomic region encodes these proteins:
- a CDS encoding 4Fe-4S dicluster domain-containing protein, with product MSIANHVDVTLAETVQDEIGMSVNHCYQCGKCSAGCPAANEMDFAPSIIMRLLQTREAASEMKILGSYTIWLCLACHTCDARCPMDVDLPRIMDILRAESLRRKVVHRGARDIIAFHKSFLHTIRHFGRMWEVGLVAGYKLRTRHFWQDIVLAPLMLKKGKLALLPSYHKKLSSRFFSNAGREVEQPK from the coding sequence ATGTCGATTGCTAACCATGTTGACGTGACGCTTGCCGAGACGGTACAGGACGAAATAGGTATGTCGGTCAATCACTGTTACCAGTGCGGGAAGTGTTCTGCGGGATGCCCGGCGGCAAATGAAATGGATTTTGCTCCGAGCATAATCATGCGGTTGCTGCAAACAAGAGAGGCAGCTTCGGAGATGAAGATACTTGGCAGTTACACCATATGGCTTTGTTTGGCCTGTCACACATGCGACGCACGCTGTCCGATGGACGTTGATCTTCCAAGAATTATGGATATTCTCCGGGCGGAATCCCTGAGGCGCAAGGTGGTACACCGCGGAGCGAGAGACATCATCGCGTTCCACAAGTCGTTCTTACATACTATTCGTCACTTCGGGAGAATGTGGGAGGTTGGCCTTGTCGCGGGTTACAAGCTTCGCACCCGTCATTTTTGGCAGGATATTGTTCTGGCTCCACTGATGCTCAAAAAGGGGAAGCTGGCACTTCTTCCGTCATATCATAAAAAACTTTCGAGCCGGTTTTTTTCAAATGCCGGACGCGAAGTGGAGCAGCCGAAGTGA
- a CDS encoding SDR family oxidoreductase produces the protein MDLGLKEKVAVVTASTKGLGKATALSLASEGANVVINGRHKQNIHDAIDEIKSKTGKSPLAIQGDLTQPEDIDRLFDDVIKHHGTIHILVSNAGGPPAGVFNDFNDEQWLKAVDLSLMSAVRLIRKAAPIMQKQKWGRIVNISSVTVKQPADNLLLSNSIRAAVVGLTKTISRDLASDNVLINNIAPYYIATKRIDYLMEETAAKKGITKDQALQSIVKEIPMGRLGTPEEFGDFVAFLCSEKNSYVTGATIQFDGGAYRGMM, from the coding sequence ATGGATTTAGGACTTAAAGAGAAAGTTGCTGTTGTCACGGCATCGACTAAGGGTCTCGGGAAGGCAACGGCCTTGTCGCTCGCATCCGAAGGCGCTAATGTCGTCATCAACGGCAGGCACAAGCAAAACATCCATGATGCCATCGATGAGATCAAAAGCAAAACCGGCAAGTCCCCGCTCGCCATCCAGGGCGATCTGACCCAGCCCGAGGACATCGACCGACTTTTCGACGATGTAATCAAACATCATGGTACAATTCACATTTTAGTCTCAAATGCCGGCGGCCCGCCTGCCGGGGTTTTCAACGACTTCAACGACGAGCAATGGCTGAAGGCCGTCGACTTAAGTCTCATGAGCGCAGTCAGACTCATACGCAAGGCGGCGCCGATCATGCAGAAACAAAAATGGGGACGAATAGTAAACATCTCGTCCGTGACGGTGAAACAACCGGCGGACAATTTGCTCCTTTCCAATTCGATACGTGCCGCGGTAGTCGGTCTGACGAAAACGATTTCACGCGACCTTGCGAGCGACAATGTTCTGATCAACAACATCGCTCCTTATTACATAGCGACCAAGAGAATCGATTACTTGATGGAGGAAACGGCGGCGAAGAAAGGGATCACAAAAGATCAGGCGCTCCAAAGTATCGTGAAAGAAATTCCTATGGGAAGACTCGGTACGCCCGAAGAATTCGGTGATTTCGTTGCTTTCTTATGTTCGGAGAAGAACAGCTATGTTACGGGAGCGACGATTCAGTTTGACGGCGGAGCGTATAGAGGGATGATGTAA
- a CDS encoding PBP1A family penicillin-binding protein produces MKWRYSKEEMERYFNDPEYRKSRRGGKKFFSRGKLKFRLWMIGGILVLLMVYVIYIISGLPSLEELENPKPELATRILSTDGDIIDQFFMKNRAVTDVGQLPHYVADALISTEDKKFYSHWGIDPLRIMSAIAVDVIHLRAKEGASTITQQLARNLYLNQETTLTRKLREAITAVQIERTYTKQEILAMYLNDVYFGRGAYGIESAAQLYFDESSSDLTLPDAALLIGLLRSPARYDPLEHPTRAVTVRNVVLKNLYDDGKISQTDYDAAKKIPLDVKYHGPSTGLAPHFVEMVRQELEKKAEKYGFDIYRDGLTVYTSLDSRMQEYADSAVDRQVADYQKIFDSRWDWKNNDATLLIAIDKAIKDSPGYRDAVNDSDRKQIYDQLHSNQAFIDSVKKAEEMIQVGFVCIDPKTGYIKALVGASNYKQFRYGLNHVTQIARQPGSAFKPFVYTVAVDNGYAPSYKLLNQPVTIVMADGTRWSPRNADGEFGGEMSLRDAIKYSVNVVSVRAVQEIAPVNQVVDYAHRMGITTYLAPYESIAMGTSVVIPIQLTSAYGVFANEGILTKPIFILRIEDKNGNVIEDDHAQSSEVLSKQTAYLMTDMLRGVMTPGGTGARVRSYFYLDAAGKTGTTQDFGDAWFVGYTPQLVAGVWVGFDDDRMHFTDWDGQGGRAAAPIWGMFMRDSYNDKEIGLPISSFVQPDGVVTATICAQTGKLATEFCPQKVTEIFNAKYLPPVCDVHTSPNQQAVTQPDGKIGY; encoded by the coding sequence ATGAAGTGGCGCTATTCCAAAGAAGAGATGGAACGTTATTTCAACGATCCTGAATACAGAAAAAGCAGGAGAGGGGGAAAAAAGTTTTTTTCGAGAGGTAAACTTAAATTCAGATTATGGATGATCGGGGGGATTTTGGTCCTCTTGATGGTATATGTGATTTACATAATTTCCGGACTTCCCTCACTCGAGGAGCTGGAAAATCCGAAACCTGAGTTGGCGACTCGCATTCTTTCGACAGATGGGGACATCATAGATCAGTTTTTCATGAAGAACCGCGCCGTCACTGACGTGGGCCAGCTTCCTCACTACGTCGCCGACGCGCTGATTTCAACTGAAGACAAAAAGTTTTATTCTCACTGGGGAATCGATCCTCTCAGGATCATGAGTGCGATAGCGGTTGACGTAATTCACCTCCGTGCGAAAGAGGGCGCGAGTACGATCACGCAGCAATTGGCTCGAAACCTGTATTTGAATCAGGAAACGACGCTGACGAGGAAGCTTCGCGAGGCGATAACTGCAGTTCAGATCGAGCGCACCTACACGAAGCAGGAAATCCTGGCGATGTATCTGAATGACGTTTACTTCGGGAGAGGGGCCTACGGCATCGAATCAGCCGCGCAGCTTTATTTCGACGAATCATCATCTGACCTAACGCTTCCGGACGCTGCCCTGTTGATCGGACTCTTGCGGTCGCCTGCAAGGTATGATCCGCTCGAACATCCCACGCGGGCGGTGACTGTCCGCAACGTAGTACTGAAAAATCTTTACGACGATGGTAAAATATCTCAGACCGATTACGACGCCGCAAAGAAAATACCGCTCGATGTGAAATATCATGGGCCGTCAACCGGATTGGCACCGCATTTTGTGGAGATGGTGAGACAGGAGCTTGAAAAGAAGGCAGAGAAGTACGGATTCGATATTTATCGCGACGGGCTGACCGTTTACACGAGTCTAGATTCGCGTATGCAGGAGTATGCCGACTCGGCGGTGGATCGTCAGGTGGCAGATTACCAGAAAATTTTCGATTCGAGGTGGGATTGGAAAAACAACGATGCGACATTGTTGATAGCGATTGACAAAGCAATAAAGGATTCGCCTGGCTATCGTGATGCGGTGAACGACAGTGACCGGAAACAGATTTATGATCAGCTCCACTCGAATCAGGCTTTCATAGATTCTGTCAAAAAGGCGGAGGAGATGATACAGGTCGGATTTGTCTGCATCGATCCTAAAACAGGGTACATTAAAGCGTTGGTCGGTGCTTCGAACTATAAGCAGTTCCGCTACGGACTCAACCATGTCACGCAGATTGCGCGCCAGCCGGGTTCCGCGTTCAAGCCGTTTGTCTACACGGTGGCCGTCGACAACGGGTATGCACCGTCTTACAAACTGCTGAACCAACCAGTGACTATCGTTATGGCGGACGGAACAAGATGGTCGCCCAGGAATGCAGACGGCGAGTTCGGCGGCGAGATGTCGCTTCGCGATGCGATAAAATATTCCGTGAACGTCGTCTCGGTCAGGGCAGTGCAGGAAATTGCTCCTGTCAATCAGGTAGTTGATTATGCTCATCGAATGGGAATCACCACCTACCTTGCTCCCTACGAGTCTATCGCAATGGGAACTTCGGTAGTCATTCCCATCCAGCTGACTTCTGCGTATGGTGTCTTTGCCAACGAAGGGATTTTGACTAAACCGATTTTCATTCTTCGGATAGAAGATAAGAATGGAAATGTGATCGAAGATGATCACGCTCAGTCTTCCGAAGTCTTGAGCAAGCAGACGGCGTACCTGATGACCGACATGCTTCGCGGGGTGATGACTCCGGGTGGGACCGGTGCAAGAGTGAGAAGTTATTTTTATCTGGATGCGGCAGGCAAGACCGGCACGACTCAGGACTTTGGCGATGCGTGGTTCGTCGGATATACGCCACAGCTCGTAGCTGGTGTTTGGGTTGGTTTCGATGACGATAGGATGCATTTCACTGATTGGGACGGTCAGGGCGGAAGGGCGGCGGCCCCGATCTGGGGGATGTTCATGAGAGACTCGTACAACGACAAAGAGATCGGACTTCCGATTTCGTCGTTTGTTCAGCCCGATGGCGTCGTGACTGCGACAATCTGTGCCCAGACCGGAAAACTTGCTACCGAGTTTTGTCCGCAGAAAGTCACGGAGATTTTCAACGCGAAGTATCTTCCGCCCGTTTGTGATGTGCATACCTCGCCGAATCAGCAGGCAGTAACGCAACCTGACGGGAAGATCGGTTACTGA
- a CDS encoding UDP-2,3-diacylglucosamine diphosphatase has translation MKPVYFISDIHLGAPTLSQDFETKRRKEVLKFLDVVVGNGSRLIVVGDLFDFWFEYRYVVPKDYFWLYVKLKEMVDGGIAVDYVAGNHDFFLGEFFEKSIGLRVHQEGFSENINGKRFLIIHGDGLAQKDSGYRMLKKILRNNHSRTFIRWIHPDVGFYFAKAFSKKSREYTSSKDFGEADGMLMFAERKISEGYDFVIMGHNHVPRCEYFPRIPAPPAGHPNGKGVYVNLGDWLKNFTYGIFDGDTVKLMNWEVEA, from the coding sequence TTGAAGCCGGTCTACTTCATCTCCGATATTCACCTCGGCGCTCCGACACTCTCGCAGGATTTTGAAACGAAGAGGCGAAAAGAGGTGTTGAAATTCCTGGACGTTGTGGTCGGGAATGGAAGCAGGCTGATCGTAGTTGGTGATCTATTCGATTTTTGGTTTGAATATAGATATGTCGTGCCGAAAGATTATTTTTGGCTGTACGTGAAGCTCAAGGAAATGGTCGATGGCGGGATTGCTGTGGATTATGTCGCGGGAAATCACGATTTTTTTCTGGGAGAATTTTTTGAGAAGTCTATCGGGCTCCGAGTTCACCAGGAAGGTTTTTCCGAGAACATAAACGGAAAGAGGTTCTTGATAATACACGGAGACGGTTTGGCACAGAAAGACTCCGGATACAGGATGTTGAAGAAAATATTGAGAAATAACCATTCGAGAACATTTATCCGATGGATTCATCCGGATGTCGGTTTCTATTTTGCGAAGGCTTTCTCAAAAAAGAGCAGGGAGTATACGTCGAGCAAAGATTTCGGCGAGGCAGACGGGATGTTGATGTTCGCAGAAAGGAAAATCAGCGAGGGTTATGATTTTGTCATCATGGGACACAATCATGTACCACGATGCGAGTATTTCCCGCGCATCCCGGCTCCGCCTGCGGGACATCCGAACGGGAAAGGCGTATATGTAAATCTTGGGGATTGGCTGAAGAATTTTACTTACGGCATTTTTGACGGCGACACCGTAAAATTAATGAACTGGGAAGTAGAAGCATGA
- a CDS encoding MFS transporter codes for MTEERYSRLTIFSWTLFDYARTSFSVMIKTVGYALYFREIVTAGTSRGDFYWGLADSISMIIAAALSPALGAASDYSHKRKRFLMAFSMLCILATALLYWIERGMILAGMIVFIAANVGFQGGYTFYDAFLPEIAPRYIYGRVSGYGFGMGYLGALSILAIAFPLIRGGFDPGNIQSFRLSFLIVSAFFAVFSIPAFLRLRDHSGVYRHKLPYFRLGLRRAVRTFKRLGKYKSLSRFLLAFFLYIDGVNTVIFFSALYARGTLGFTEIEVVMFFIVAQSTAILGSVVFGILTDHWGPKRSITITLFIWVAVVTSAFFIQTKWEFYIVGLFAGMAIGSSQSSSRSLMALLSPAEHAAEFFGFYDGIAGNASAIMGPLTFGAISSFTGSQRIAVLSVLIFFVGGIILLRQVKIEWHGRTENGESG; via the coding sequence ATGACCGAAGAGCGCTACTCTCGTCTCACGATTTTCTCCTGGACGCTTTTCGATTACGCTCGCACATCCTTTTCGGTAATGATAAAAACGGTGGGGTATGCTTTGTACTTTCGTGAAATCGTAACTGCCGGGACGTCACGCGGAGATTTTTATTGGGGGCTCGCGGATAGCATCTCAATGATTATTGCCGCAGCGTTATCACCGGCATTGGGAGCAGCAAGCGATTATTCGCACAAGAGGAAAAGATTCCTGATGGCGTTTTCGATGTTGTGCATACTCGCGACCGCATTGCTGTACTGGATAGAAAGAGGTATGATACTTGCGGGAATGATCGTGTTCATCGCAGCGAATGTAGGGTTTCAGGGCGGCTACACTTTCTATGATGCGTTCTTGCCGGAGATCGCACCAAGATATATTTACGGCCGCGTGTCAGGATACGGGTTTGGGATGGGATACCTTGGCGCGCTGTCGATATTGGCGATCGCATTTCCACTCATAAGGGGAGGCTTCGATCCGGGCAACATCCAGAGTTTTCGGCTGAGCTTTCTAATCGTGTCTGCATTCTTTGCCGTGTTCTCAATTCCAGCTTTTCTCAGACTTCGCGATCACTCGGGCGTCTACCGGCACAAGCTTCCGTACTTTCGCCTGGGACTCAGACGGGCCGTCAGAACTTTCAAACGGCTCGGAAAGTATAAGTCGCTCTCGAGATTTCTGCTTGCATTCTTTTTATACATAGATGGTGTCAATACCGTAATTTTTTTCTCTGCACTCTATGCGCGTGGCACACTCGGGTTCACCGAAATCGAAGTAGTAATGTTTTTCATCGTGGCGCAATCGACGGCTATCTTGGGCTCGGTCGTGTTCGGGATATTGACCGACCACTGGGGGCCGAAAAGAAGCATTACCATCACGCTGTTCATCTGGGTTGCGGTCGTGACCTCGGCATTCTTCATTCAGACTAAATGGGAGTTTTATATCGTCGGTTTGTTTGCCGGAATGGCGATCGGTTCATCACAGTCTTCGAGCAGAAGTCTCATGGCTCTGTTGAGTCCGGCGGAACATGCGGCGGAATTTTTCGGATTCTACGATGGAATTGCCGGCAATGCATCCGCCATCATGGGGCCCCTTACATTCGGAGCGATATCCAGTTTCACAGGGAGCCAGAGAATTGCCGTCCTTTCCGTGCTGATATTTTTTGTCGGGGGGATTATATTACTTCGACAGGTCAAGATCGAGTGGCATGGGCGAACGGAGAACGGAGAGTCGGGTTGA
- the nusB gene encoding transcription antitermination factor NusB: protein MASQRRLARERVLQTLYAYEMSGTSPDFLSNDIFKDIVDRAALEFARKLFRDTLEHVQDLDLVLQGHLDHWDISRVNPVDRSLLRMGVAEILFAQEIPTKVTMNEIIELAKRYSTEESPKFVNGILDASLKQLSSEGKIKKSGRGLVNTSVKKKL from the coding sequence ATGGCTTCTCAACGAAGACTCGCTCGTGAACGCGTACTCCAGACGCTCTATGCGTATGAAATGTCCGGAACGTCTCCGGATTTCTTGAGCAACGACATTTTTAAAGACATTGTGGATCGAGCAGCACTTGAATTTGCCAGGAAGCTTTTTCGCGATACTCTTGAACATGTGCAGGATCTGGACTTGGTTCTTCAAGGGCATCTGGACCATTGGGATATTTCACGTGTCAACCCGGTCGACCGCAGTTTGCTCAGGATGGGTGTGGCGGAAATTCTTTTTGCTCAGGAGATTCCAACGAAAGTGACGATGAACGAAATTATTGAATTGGCAAAGAGATACAGCACGGAAGAGAGTCCGAAATTCGTCAACGGAATACTCGATGCTTCTCTAAAGCAGTTGTCGAGTGAAGGAAAAATAAAGAAAAGCGGCAGAGGACTGGTAAATACTTCGGTAAAAAAGAAATTATGA
- a CDS encoding YdcF family protein gives MKSKALLHIAVFMDVVAALKISANRAVAGNLQGGITSAQNLPLAAVIAAVIFLAEVLSRKKISNLLVAFFFLTAMIFLACSFYLPPAGEASGEPSVLAYAAVMIQFSSIAVISFTKRPNIGKILAGIVFIAGVFTFAGFIYTFTNGETFRPGMKSDAAVVLGASVWGKYKPSPILRGRLETAINIFNSGQAKKIIVTGGTKRFDTIESEVQAWYLRQRGIPDSSIVAEHNTFCTSEQAEYIKDVLVDSLGMKNIVVVTDNWHLPRVLLMCSWEGVTQAGIYGAASSYRLFAANEFYSRLRESAAIQVFLLFGA, from the coding sequence TTGAAATCGAAAGCTCTTTTGCACATTGCCGTTTTCATGGACGTCGTGGCGGCATTAAAAATATCCGCAAACAGAGCGGTAGCTGGGAACCTGCAGGGGGGCATCACCAGTGCACAAAACCTCCCGCTGGCCGCAGTCATTGCGGCCGTAATATTTCTCGCCGAGGTTTTATCCCGAAAGAAAATATCCAATTTGCTCGTGGCATTTTTCTTCCTGACTGCGATGATTTTTTTAGCATGTTCGTTTTATCTTCCTCCTGCCGGTGAAGCTTCAGGCGAGCCATCTGTCCTGGCATATGCGGCAGTGATGATTCAGTTTTCAAGCATCGCGGTAATTTCATTCACGAAGCGTCCCAACATTGGCAAAATTTTAGCCGGAATTGTTTTCATCGCCGGAGTCTTTACGTTCGCCGGGTTCATCTATACTTTCACGAACGGCGAAACATTTCGTCCTGGCATGAAGAGTGATGCCGCGGTAGTGCTTGGTGCTTCCGTGTGGGGAAAATACAAACCGAGCCCGATACTTCGCGGCAGACTGGAGACGGCCATCAATATATTTAATTCCGGCCAGGCCAAAAAAATCATCGTCACAGGCGGAACCAAGAGGTTCGATACTATAGAGTCGGAGGTCCAGGCATGGTACCTCAGACAGCGAGGCATTCCCGATTCGTCCATAGTTGCCGAACATAATACTTTTTGTACCAGTGAACAGGCGGAATATATTAAGGATGTTCTCGTAGATTCGCTCGGGATGAAGAACATTGTGGTGGTAACAGATAATTGGCATTTGCCTCGTGTGCTGTTGATGTGCTCATGGGAAGGCGTCACGCAGGCCGGGATTTATGGAGCGGCAAGTTCATACAGGTTGTTTGCCGCAAACGAATTCTACTCCCGTCTTCGGGAGTCTGCCGCAATACAGGTCTTCCTCCTTTTTGGAGCATGA
- a CDS encoding zf-HC2 domain-containing protein, whose translation MKCDDVVLNLPDYVLDRVEPNLKRSIESHLGSCSECNEELAAMRKAITILDGVEREEYPDGFWQELRVSIMERITVPRPAPWKVPAFAGGLVVLLLAFGIGVYEYSFKSGEPVSSITSLAASLPAEQVIDLSNLNVNYVSSAALPLHETDEISTVDDSLQLAVVKSMWASVADSSMSLEDFDYTGNISSN comes from the coding sequence ATGAAATGCGATGATGTCGTTCTGAATCTGCCGGACTATGTTCTTGACAGGGTTGAACCCAATCTTAAAAGGAGTATTGAAAGCCATCTTGGGTCGTGTTCCGAGTGCAATGAAGAACTTGCAGCGATGAGGAAGGCAATCACGATTCTGGACGGAGTGGAGCGCGAAGAATACCCCGACGGGTTTTGGCAGGAGTTGAGGGTCTCTATCATGGAGAGGATTACTGTGCCGCGGCCCGCGCCATGGAAAGTCCCTGCATTTGCCGGAGGGCTTGTCGTTCTTCTGCTGGCATTCGGAATAGGAGTTTACGAATATTCGTTCAAATCCGGTGAGCCGGTGTCGAGCATAACGAGCTTGGCTGCTTCACTTCCCGCGGAGCAGGTTATCGATCTCTCCAATCTCAACGTGAACTATGTTAGTTCTGCAGCTCTGCCGCTCCATGAAACGGATGAGATCAGCACCGTGGACGATTCGTTGCAGCTGGCTGTCGTCAAATCGATGTGGGCGTCGGTTGCGGATTCGTCTATGTCTCTTGAAGATTTTGATTACACGGGGAATATTTCTTCTAACTAA
- a CDS encoding sigma-70 family RNA polymerase sigma factor produces MQSPSDLELIGQVKDGNDRAFSEIVDRYEKKVFFVVKRMLNDDDESADATQEVFIKLHDSLKKFRGDANLYTYIYRIATNVSISYLRKRKVRAVVRLDEVVSNMLSGGSEPQRQVDQDELKKLVSRAVAALPVQQRQVFILRFYEELSYEEIAQVMHRSLGALKANYFHAMKKIGEFLKNEMR; encoded by the coding sequence ATGCAAAGTCCAAGCGATCTGGAACTTATAGGGCAAGTAAAAGATGGAAATGACAGAGCCTTTTCAGAAATCGTTGACCGCTATGAAAAAAAAGTTTTTTTCGTGGTCAAAAGGATGCTCAATGATGACGACGAGTCTGCCGATGCAACCCAGGAGGTTTTCATAAAGCTGCATGATTCTCTCAAGAAATTTCGCGGCGATGCAAATCTATACACGTACATATACAGAATTGCAACGAACGTTTCTATCAGCTACCTGCGGAAGAGGAAAGTAAGGGCTGTTGTGAGATTGGATGAAGTTGTGTCGAATATGTTGAGTGGAGGAAGTGAGCCTCAACGCCAGGTGGACCAGGATGAGTTGAAGAAACTTGTCTCCAGGGCGGTAGCCGCACTTCCGGTGCAGCAGAGGCAAGTTTTTATCTTGAGGTTTTATGAAGAGCTGTCATACGAAGAGATAGCTCAGGTGATGCACAGATCTCTGGGTGCGCTGAAAGCAAATTATTTTCACGCAATGAAAAAAATCGGAGAATTTTTAAAAAATGAAATGCGATGA
- the acpS gene encoding holo-ACP synthase, with protein MVEGVGIDIVEVGRIRTSIEDYGTLFVDRIFTGEEIKYCSDKPNPFQHYAARFAAKEAFSKATGTGWNSDFSWQEVEVTNEPSGRPCLRLNGSALRSFGMKKIFLSLSHSGDYVAAVVIISSEG; from the coding sequence GTGGTTGAAGGAGTCGGCATAGACATAGTTGAAGTCGGCAGGATCAGGACGAGCATCGAGGATTATGGCACACTCTTCGTGGATAGAATTTTCACAGGTGAAGAAATAAAATACTGTTCCGACAAACCCAATCCGTTCCAGCATTATGCGGCGAGATTTGCCGCCAAGGAAGCTTTCAGTAAAGCGACCGGCACCGGATGGAACAGCGATTTCTCCTGGCAGGAAGTAGAGGTGACAAACGAGCCGAGCGGGAGACCATGCCTTCGACTGAATGGATCTGCGCTCAGAAGTTTCGGCATGAAAAAAATATTTCTGTCATTGTCGCATTCGGGAGATTATGTTGCGGCGGTCGTTATTATCTCATCCGAAGGCTGA
- a CDS encoding TIGR02253 family HAD-type hydrolase, translating into MIKAVVFDLDNTLVDFMKMKGEAIDAAIRAMIDAGLDLSYDEVKKRIDAIYKEKGIEFQYVFDSLLSDIFDKVDYKILSAGVVAYRRAREAALVPYPHVNMTLYELLKMGMKLAVVSDAPAREAWLRLTYLNMHNIFDVVVTFEDTNERKPHPAPFTLALKKLGVKAVEALMVGDWAERDIIGAKKVGMKTVFARYGDTFDTVISGGDYEANDIQELVGIIKRENSGG; encoded by the coding sequence ATGATCAAGGCTGTAGTTTTCGACCTCGATAACACTCTGGTTGACTTCATGAAAATGAAGGGAGAGGCGATCGACGCTGCGATTCGCGCCATGATTGATGCCGGACTGGACTTGTCTTACGACGAGGTGAAGAAAAGGATCGACGCGATTTACAAGGAGAAAGGGATCGAATTTCAGTACGTCTTCGATTCGCTGCTTTCTGATATCTTCGATAAGGTAGATTATAAAATTTTGTCGGCGGGCGTGGTCGCGTATCGTCGCGCTCGTGAAGCGGCGCTCGTGCCGTATCCGCACGTTAACATGACCCTCTACGAGCTATTGAAGATGGGAATGAAGCTCGCGGTGGTGTCGGATGCACCGGCAAGAGAGGCATGGCTGCGTTTGACTTATTTGAATATGCACAATATCTTCGATGTCGTGGTGACGTTTGAGGATACCAATGAGCGAAAGCCCCACCCGGCTCCGTTCACTCTCGCCCTTAAGAAGTTGGGCGTTAAGGCGGTTGAAGCGTTGATGGTGGGCGATTGGGCCGAGCGCGACATTATCGGCGCAAAGAAGGTCGGAATGAAGACCGTCTTCGCGCGTTACGGCGACACATTCGACACGGTGATATCCGGCGGCGATTATGAGGCCAACGATATTCAGGAGCTTGTCGGGATAATCAAACGGGAGAATTCCGGTGGTTGA
- a CDS encoding type II 3-dehydroquinate dehydratase yields the protein MKLLVANGPNLNLTGLREPEIYGKDTLATINSEMKAKFPEIGFEFFQTNSEGDLINKIQSVDKDGFDGAILNAGALSHYSVALRDAIASIKRPVVEVHLSQVFAREEFRRKSAISEVCKGTVTGFGKFSYFAAVFALSEILKK from the coding sequence ATGAAACTACTCGTAGCTAATGGTCCCAACTTGAACTTGACTGGACTGCGCGAGCCCGAGATTTACGGCAAAGATACACTCGCGACCATCAATTCGGAGATGAAGGCTAAATTTCCAGAGATCGGTTTCGAATTTTTCCAGACAAACAGCGAAGGAGATCTGATCAATAAAATTCAGTCGGTTGATAAAGACGGTTTCGACGGAGCCATTCTTAACGCCGGAGCATTGAGTCATTACAGCGTCGCATTGAGAGACGCAATCGCGTCGATCAAAAGACCGGTTGTTGAAGTTCATCTTTCACAGGTTTTTGCCCGCGAAGAATTTCGGAGGAAAAGTGCGATCTCGGAAGTATGCAAAGGAACGGTAACGGGCTTCGGGAAGTTTTCATATTTTGCCGCCGTGTTCGCACTCTCTGAGATTCTGAAGAAATGA
- a CDS encoding MqnA/MqnD/SBP family protein, which translates to MKIRVAHSPDSDDAFMFYALANKKFDTGGIEFENILSDIETLNQKAMNGEYEVSAVSIHAYPYIADKYQMLSSGASMGDGYGPMVVSTKPYKVGDINNLKIAIPGKRTSAFLALSIFAGTFEYQVVPFDQIIENVLSGNFDAGLIIHEGQLTYESTGLHNIVDLGAWFKEKFDLPLPLGGNVVRRDLSSEVKKKVAYYLKKSIAYSLEHREEGLRYALEFARGMNRNLADRFVGMYVNDWTLDYGKKGKEAIQLFLDLAYERNLLPARCKAEFVETPEQL; encoded by the coding sequence TTGAAAATAAGAGTAGCACACAGTCCCGATTCAGATGACGCCTTCATGTTCTATGCACTTGCCAATAAAAAGTTTGATACGGGTGGAATCGAATTTGAAAATATTTTGAGCGACATCGAAACGCTGAACCAGAAGGCAATGAACGGGGAATATGAAGTAAGCGCGGTGTCAATCCACGCTTATCCTTACATTGCAGACAAATACCAGATGCTCAGCAGCGGGGCAAGCATGGGAGACGGTTACGGCCCGATGGTGGTCAGCACGAAGCCGTACAAAGTTGGAGACATAAATAATCTTAAAATCGCAATTCCGGGGAAACGAACATCGGCGTTTCTCGCGCTCAGCATTTTCGCCGGGACTTTCGAATATCAGGTAGTTCCGTTTGATCAAATAATTGAGAACGTCTTATCCGGTAATTTCGACGCAGGATTGATAATACATGAGGGGCAGCTCACGTACGAAAGCACCGGACTGCACAACATAGTCGATCTCGGAGCGTGGTTTAAAGAAAAATTCGATTTGCCTCTTCCTCTCGGTGGAAATGTCGTTCGACGCGACCTATCGTCGGAGGTCAAGAAAAAAGTCGCTTACTATTTGAAAAAGAGCATTGCCTACTCGCTCGAACATCGTGAGGAAGGGTTGAGATATGCTTTGGAGTTTGCCAGAGGAATGAATCGGAATCTTGCCGATAGATTTGTCGGAATGTACGTGAACGACTGGACTCTCGACTACGGCAAGAAGGGGAAAGAGGCGATTCAGTTGTTTTTGGATTTGGCTTACGAGCGGAATCTTTTGCCGGCGAGATGCAAAGCAGAGTTCGTCGAAACGCCGGAACAATTGTAA